The segment CCGGCCCCGGCCAGGATGGCGCCCAGGCGCACGGAGGCGGCTATGAGGGCCCCGGTCTTGTGCTCGTGGATGTATCTCAGCGTTTCGGGGTCGGGCTCGGCACTCTCCGAGAGGATGTCCTGCACCTGCCCCCCCACCATGCCCCGCGGCCCGGCGGCCAGGGCCACTTCGCGGAGCCCGGCGAGGACCCTGTCCGTGCCGATGCCCTCCGCGTCCAGCATCATCAGGAAGGCCTCCGAAAGCAGGCCGTCCCCGGCCAGGATGGCCACGGCCTCGCCGAACACCTTGTGGTTCGTCGGCTTGCCCCTTCTGAGGTCGTCGTTATCCATGGCCGGCAGGTCGTCGTGGATGAGCGAGTAGGTGTGAATGGCCTCCAGGGCGGCGGCACAGCCCAGGACGTCCTCCGCCCGGCCGCCGCAGACCTCGTAAGACGCCAGGGCCAGCACGGGCCTCAAGCGTTTTCCCCCCGCAAGGAGGGAGTAGCGCATGGCCTCCAGAAGCACGTCGGGAACCGAAGGGACGGGCCCTCTCCAATAGGCCTCCAGGTA is part of the Nitrospirota bacterium genome and harbors:
- a CDS encoding polyprenyl synthetase family protein → MEAYWRGPVPSVPDVLLEAMRYSLLAGGKRLRPVLALASYEVCGGRAEDVLGCAAALEAIHTYSLIHDDLPAMDNDDLRRGKPTNHKVFGEAVAILAGDGLLSEAFLMMLDAEGIGTDRVLAGLREVALAAGPRGMVGGQVQDILSESAEPDPETLRYIHEHKTGALIAASVRLGAILAGAGEAEMGALSAYGRNLGLAFQIIDDILDVRGDASVMGKPVGSDQDRHKMTYPALYGIDESMRRAAELIAAAVEAVEPLGGRAEHLGEIARYMLRRTH